The Oncorhynchus tshawytscha isolate Ot180627B linkage group LG32, Otsh_v2.0, whole genome shotgun sequence genome includes a region encoding these proteins:
- the LOC121841564 gene encoding zinc finger CCCH domain-containing protein 13-like: MRRHTTYNDEDMRDATRRKGEKVPEDKQHESTIYSFGTQEQDTAATGFQRFLNVLNKGVDINKLSKIVNNVNELPPIQEAHPKTAYRSEYKEAPAQNSQDCLGPHSRALPQDHSHSHIREERRLDLPHGQLQSLLESIGLDLGVEELGRLTDRTKERLYGMKRDQERSPLKSDRHSSTRDWDRERDKDTERDCSKRNGERERDRDWASSERDRERDGEKSERDRDRHSNTRDKRSGPRDRHSSTRDRRSGPRDKHSSTRDRRSGSRDRHSGIRDSNRDRRSSTRDSQRDRHSDTRDSERDRHSDTRDSERDRHSGSRDSGTRDSNRDRRSSTRDSEIDRHSDTRDSERDRHSGTRDRRSSTRERDEDRRSSTRDSERDRHSGARDRRSSTRERDEDRRSSTRDRDEDRHSSTRDRDEDRRSSTGDRRSSTGDRRSSTRDRRSSTRDRRSSTRDRRSSTRDRNRDGRSSTRDRDGRSSTRDRNRRSSTRDRDRRSSNRDRDRDRRSSNRDRDRDRRSSNRDRDRDRRSSNRDRDRDRRCSTRDWDRDGDREKESDMDWYRDKSKESSAELNTHKDPIYPFSHPPNASMMATFSTTQFSLYTSSPYANAFPPGWGYPPGTMPPVTMPPGTMPPGLMPPGSIPLVPCLLVPCPWSYAPGLMPPGTMPPGLMPPGLMPPGTMPPGLMPPCTRPPGLMPLALCPWY; this comes from the exons ATGAGACGACACACAACATATAATGACGAAGACATGCGCGATGCTaccaggaggaagggagagaag GTCCCTGAAGATAAACAACACGAATCCACCATTTACTCATTCGGGACACAGGAGCAGGACACAGCAGCCACAGGCTTCCAGCGCTTCCTCAATGTCCTCAACAAAGGGGTGGACATCAACAAGCTCTCAAAGATTGTCAACAACGTGAATGAGTTACCCCCTATACAGGAGGCCCATCCCAAGACtgcctacaggagtgagtatAAGGAGGCCCCAGCTCAGAACTCTCAGGATTGCTTGGGGCCCCACAGTAGAGCTCTGCCACAAGACCACAGTCACTCTCACATTCGTGAAGAAAGGAGGCTGGATCTCCCACATGGCCAGCTCCAGAGCCTGCTGGAGTCCATCGGGCTAGACCTGGGGGTGGAGGAGTTGGGCCGACTGACAGACCGGACCAAGGAGAGGCTGTACGGGATGAagagagaccaggagaggagCCCGTTGAAGTCAGACAGGCACTCTAGTActagagactgggacagagaacgagacaaggacacagagagagactgctctaagagaaatggagaaagagaacGGGACAGAGACTGGGCCAGTtctgagagagaccgagagagagacggggaaaaaTCTGAGAGAGACCGGGACAGACACTCTAATACCAGGGACAAGCGCTCTGGTCCCAGGGACAGGCACTCTAGTACCAGGGACAGGCGCTCTGGTCCCAGGGACAAGCACTCTAGTACCAGGGACAGACGCTCTGGTTCCAGGGACAGGCACTCGGGTATCAGGGACAGCAATAGGGACAGGCGCTCTAGTACCAGGGACAGCCAGAGAGATAGGCACTCTGATAccagggacagtgagagagacaggcactCTGATAccagggacagtgagagagacaggcactCTGGTTCCAGGGACTCGGGTACCAGGGACAGCAACAGGGACAGGCGCTCTAGTACCAGGGACAGCGAGATAGATAGGCACTCTGATAccagggacagtgagagagataggCACTCTGGTACCAGGGACAGGCGCTCTAGTACcagggagagagacgaggacaGGCGCTCTAgtaccagagacagtgagagagacaggcactCTGGTGCCAGGGACAGGCGCTCTAGTACcagggagagagacgaggacaGGCGCTCTAGTACCAGGGACAGAGACGAGGACAGGCACTCTAGTACCAGGGACAGAGACGAGGACAGGCGCTCTAGTACCGGGGACAGGCGCTCTAGTACCGGGGACAGGCGCTCTAGTACCAGGGACAGGCGCTCTAGTACCAGGGACAGGCGCTCTAGTACCAGGGACAGGCGCTCTAGTACCAGGGACAGAAACAGGGACGGGCGCTCTAGTACCAGGGACAGGGACGGGCGCTCTAGTACCAGGGACAGGAACAGGCGCTCTAGtaccagggacagggacaggcgcTCTAGTAACAGGGACAGAGACCGGGACAGGCGCTCTAGTAACAGGGACAGAGACCGGGACAGGCGCTCTAGTAACAGGGACAGAGACCGGGACAGGCGCTCTAgtaacagggacagagacagggacaggcgATGTAGTACcagggactgggacagagatggTGACCGGGAAAAAGAAAGTGACATGGATTGGTATAGGGACAAGTCCAAGGAAAGCTCTGCTGAGCTCAACACACACAAGGACCCTATATAtcctttttctcaccctcctaATGCATCTATGATGGCAACCTTCTCCACCACCCAGTTCTCTCTGTATACCAGCAGCCCCTACGCCAATGCCTTCCCTCCAGGTTGGGGTTATCCCCCTGGCACCATGCCCCCTGTTACCATGCCCCCTGGCACCATGCCTCCTGGCCTTATGCCCCCTGGTAGCATCCCCCTGGTACCATGCCTCCTGGTACCATGCCCCTGGTCTTATGCCCCTGGCCTTATGCCCCCTGGTACCATGCCCCCAGGCCTTATGCCCCCTGGCCTTATGCCCCCTGGTACCATGCCCCCAGGCCTTATGCCTCCTTGTACCAGGCCCCCTGGCCTTATGCCCCTGGCTTTATGCCCCTGGTATTAG